One genomic window of Clostridium taeniosporum includes the following:
- the hpt gene encoding hypoxanthine phosphoribosyltransferase, which produces MREDIQEILFDEEVLKQKIKEMASKISEDYKGKELVVVGILKGSVIFAAELIKNISIPCEIDFMAVSSYGNSTETSGVVRILKDLDHGVEGKDILLVEDIVDSGVTLSYLLKYLKARKANTIEIVSLLNKSARRKVEVDVKYIGFEVPDSFIVGYGIDYAEKYRNLPFIGTLKSEIYEK; this is translated from the coding sequence ATGAGAGAAGATATACAAGAGATATTATTTGATGAGGAAGTTTTAAAACAAAAAATAAAAGAAATGGCATCAAAAATAAGTGAAGATTACAAAGGAAAAGAATTAGTTGTAGTAGGGATACTTAAAGGATCTGTAATATTTGCAGCAGAATTAATTAAAAACATATCTATACCATGCGAAATAGATTTTATGGCTGTATCAAGTTATGGAAATTCTACAGAAACATCAGGGGTAGTAAGAATTTTAAAGGATTTAGATCATGGGGTTGAAGGTAAGGATATTTTATTAGTAGAAGATATTGTTGATAGTGGAGTTACTCTTAGTTATTTATTAAAGTATTTAAAAGCTAGAAAAGCTAATACTATAGAAATAGTGTCTTTATTAAACAAGTCTGCAAGAAGAAAAGTTGAAGTTGACGTAAAATACATAGGGTTTGAAGTTCCTGATTCGTTTATAGTTGGTTATGGAATTGATTATGCAGAGAAATATAGAAATCTACCATTTATCGGTACATTAAAATCAGAAATATATGAAAAATAG
- the ftsH gene encoding ATP-dependent zinc metalloprotease FtsH, translating to MKKYSSAALWTVVSIMLILASVAMWETGKGSDSIIYSSFQQKWNQDQIESITIKQDKMTVEGKTKDDKSFVTVVPDDLITSLIKENPKSDVRINFEQPSNSGMWLTTLIPSVLLVVIFLVFLFVFTQQSQGGGGGRGVMNFGKSKAKMAMPDSQKVTFKDVAGADEEKAELEEIVDFLKTPSKYIEIGARIPKGVLLVGPPGTGKTLLAKAISGEAGVPFFSISGSDFVEMFVGVGASRVRSLFEDAKKNAPCLIFIDEIDAVGRQRGAGLGGGHDEREQTLNQLLVEMDGFGANEGIIMIAATNRPDILDPALLRPGRFDRQVLVGIPDVKGREEILKVHTRKKPLDESVKLDVLAKRTPGFSGADLENLANEAALLAVRRNEKRISMQDMEEAITRVIAGPEKKSKVITEHDKKLTAYHEAGHAVVMKLLPNSDKVHEISIIPRGRAGGYTMQLPNEDRAYTSKSKLKNDMIGLLGGRVAEQLIMGDISTGAKSDIDRASAIARSMVMEYGMSDKIGTISYGSDDSEVFLGRNLGKGRNFSEDIGAKIDYEIKAFIDEAYSKTEKLLKENLNKLHAVAGTLLEKEKIDGKEFEEIFENN from the coding sequence ATGAAAAAATATTCAAGTGCAGCTTTGTGGACAGTAGTTTCAATTATGCTTATTTTAGCATCAGTTGCTATGTGGGAAACAGGAAAAGGCTCAGATAGTATAATATATAGTTCATTTCAGCAAAAATGGAATCAAGATCAAATTGAAAGTATTACTATAAAACAAGACAAAATGACAGTTGAAGGAAAAACTAAAGATGATAAGAGTTTTGTTACCGTAGTTCCAGATGATTTGATAACTTCTTTAATCAAAGAAAATCCAAAATCTGATGTAAGAATAAATTTTGAACAGCCATCTAATAGCGGAATGTGGCTTACAACATTAATACCAAGTGTTCTGCTAGTAGTTATTTTTCTAGTATTTTTATTTGTATTTACTCAACAGTCTCAAGGTGGTGGCGGTGGAAGAGGTGTAATGAATTTTGGTAAAAGTAAAGCCAAAATGGCAATGCCCGATTCACAAAAGGTAACTTTTAAAGATGTTGCAGGAGCAGATGAAGAAAAAGCAGAATTAGAAGAAATTGTTGACTTTTTAAAGACACCATCAAAATACATTGAGATAGGTGCAAGAATTCCTAAAGGAGTATTGTTAGTTGGACCTCCTGGAACAGGAAAAACTTTATTAGCTAAAGCTATATCTGGTGAAGCTGGAGTACCTTTCTTTAGTATATCAGGATCTGATTTTGTTGAAATGTTTGTTGGTGTTGGTGCATCAAGAGTTAGAAGTTTATTTGAGGATGCAAAGAAAAATGCTCCTTGTTTAATATTTATAGATGAAATTGATGCTGTAGGAAGACAAAGAGGAGCTGGATTAGGTGGTGGCCATGATGAAAGAGAACAAACTCTAAATCAACTTTTAGTTGAGATGGATGGATTTGGAGCCAATGAAGGAATAATAATGATAGCTGCTACTAATAGACCCGATATTTTAGATCCAGCTTTATTAAGACCTGGTAGATTTGACAGGCAAGTTCTTGTTGGAATACCGGATGTAAAAGGAAGAGAAGAAATTCTTAAAGTTCATACAAGAAAGAAACCACTTGATGAGAGTGTTAAGCTAGATGTATTAGCAAAGAGAACCCCAGGCTTTTCTGGTGCAGATCTAGAAAATCTAGCTAATGAAGCAGCACTTCTTGCTGTAAGAAGAAATGAGAAGAGAATATCAATGCAAGATATGGAAGAAGCTATAACAAGAGTTATAGCGGGGCCTGAAAAGAAGAGTAAAGTTATAACAGAACATGATAAAAAATTAACAGCTTATCATGAAGCAGGGCATGCTGTTGTTATGAAGTTACTTCCTAATTCAGATAAAGTACATGAAATAAGTATAATTCCAAGAGGAAGAGCTGGGGGCTATACAATGCAGCTTCCTAATGAAGATAGAGCTTATACATCAAAATCTAAACTTAAAAATGATATGATAGGTTTACTTGGCGGAAGAGTTGCAGAACAGCTAATAATGGGAGATATAAGTACTGGCGCTAAAAGTGATATAGATAGAGCAAGTGCTATTGCAAGAAGTATGGTTATGGAATATGGTATGAGTGATAAAATTGGTACTATATCATATGGATCTGATGATAGTGAAGTTTTCTTAGGAAGAAATCTAGGAAAAGGTAGAAACTTTAGTGAAGATATCGGTGCTAAAATAGACTACGAAATAAAAGCTTTTATAGATGAAGCTTATTCTAAAACTGAAAAGTTATTAAAAGAAAATTTAAATAAGTTACATGCAGTAGCTGGAACTTTACTTGAAAAAGAGAAGATTGATGGTAAAGAATTTGAAGAAATTTTTGAAAATAACTAA
- a CDS encoding formate--tetrahydrofolate ligase: protein MKTDIEIAQEAEMLHIKNVAEKLGLKEDDIEYYGKHKCKISLDVYNKVKNNKDGKLVLVTAINPTPAGEGKSTVTVGLGDALNRMGKKAVIALREPSLGPVFGIKGGAAGGGYAQVVPMEDINLHFTGDMHAITSANNLLSAAIDNHIHQGNSLRIDSRRIIFKRVIDMNDRALRKIVVGMGGKINGFVREDGFTITVASEIMAILCLASDLTDLKNRMGDILIAYDLDGNPVYAKQLEIQGAMALLMKDAIKPNLVQTLENTPALIHGGPFANIAHGCNSIMATKLSLKLGDIAVTEAGFGADLGAEKFFDIKCRYGNLKPCCVVVVATIRALKHHGGVAKADLNVPNVEALKVGIANLEKQIENIKKFNVEPVVAINKFVSDSDEEVKFIKEFCEKLGVKVALSDVWAKGGEGGIELGKAVLEVIEKDEANFKTLYSVDKTIEEKILTIAKEIYGADGVIYSNAAKKQIGELIKFNLDKLPICMAKTQYSLSDNPNLLARPQGFNINVQEVRVSNGAGFIVVQTGNIMTMPGLPKVPAANKMDVLEDGEIVGLF from the coding sequence ATGAAAACTGATATAGAAATTGCACAAGAAGCAGAGATGTTACATATTAAAAATGTTGCAGAAAAGTTAGGTTTAAAAGAAGATGATATTGAATACTATGGTAAACATAAATGTAAGATTTCTTTAGATGTATATAATAAGGTTAAAAATAATAAAGATGGAAAATTAGTTTTAGTAACAGCTATAAATCCAACTCCAGCAGGAGAAGGAAAGTCAACAGTTACAGTAGGTTTAGGAGACGCTCTGAATAGGATGGGCAAAAAGGCAGTTATAGCATTGAGAGAACCATCATTAGGACCTGTATTTGGAATAAAAGGAGGAGCTGCAGGTGGTGGATATGCACAAGTGGTTCCTATGGAAGATATAAATCTTCATTTTACAGGAGATATGCATGCTATTACATCTGCTAATAATTTATTATCAGCAGCAATAGATAATCACATACATCAAGGTAATAGTTTAAGAATAGATTCAAGAAGAATAATATTTAAAAGAGTTATTGATATGAATGATAGAGCCCTAAGAAAGATTGTTGTTGGAATGGGTGGAAAAATCAATGGTTTTGTAAGAGAAGATGGTTTTACTATTACTGTAGCTTCTGAAATAATGGCTATACTTTGCTTAGCTAGTGATTTAACTGATTTAAAAAATAGAATGGGTGATATATTAATAGCATATGATTTAGATGGAAATCCTGTATATGCAAAGCAATTAGAAATTCAAGGTGCAATGGCATTATTAATGAAAGATGCTATTAAACCTAATTTAGTTCAAACTTTAGAAAATACTCCAGCGTTAATACATGGAGGACCTTTTGCTAATATAGCACATGGATGTAATTCTATAATGGCTACTAAACTATCACTTAAACTAGGAGATATAGCAGTTACTGAAGCGGGATTTGGAGCAGATTTAGGAGCTGAAAAGTTTTTTGATATAAAATGTAGATATGGAAATTTAAAACCTTGTTGTGTAGTAGTTGTTGCCACAATTAGAGCATTAAAACATCATGGTGGAGTAGCTAAAGCGGATTTGAATGTTCCTAATGTTGAAGCTTTAAAGGTAGGAATAGCAAATTTAGAAAAGCAAATAGAAAATATTAAAAAATTTAATGTAGAACCTGTTGTAGCTATAAATAAATTTGTTAGTGATAGTGATGAAGAAGTTAAATTCATAAAAGAATTCTGTGAAAAGTTAGGTGTAAAAGTAGCTCTTTCTGATGTCTGGGCAAAAGGAGGAGAAGGAGGAATTGAATTAGGTAAAGCTGTATTAGAAGTTATAGAAAAAGATGAAGCTAATTTTAAAACTCTTTATTCTGTTGATAAAACAATAGAAGAGAAAATTTTAACTATAGCAAAAGAAATATATGGTGCTGATGGTGTTATATATAGTAATGCAGCTAAAAAGCAAATTGGTGAATTAATTAAATTTAATTTAGATAAATTACCTATATGTATGGCTAAGACTCAATACTCATTATCAGATAACCCTAATTTATTAGCTAGACCACAAGGATTTAATATTAATGTTCAAGAAGTTAGAGTATCTAATGGAGCAGGCTTTATAGTTGTTCAAACAGGCAATATAATGACTATGCCAGGATTACCAAAAGTTCCAGCAGCAAATAAGATGGATGTACTTGAAGATGGAGAAATAGTAGGATTATTTTAA
- a CDS encoding type III pantothenate kinase: MILLVDAGNTNIVLGVYKDKKYIASWRISTEGNKTSDEYSIQIMELFNLSNLNPKEVKGVIVSSVVPNIMHSLENMLRRCFGQEPIIVGPGIKTGINIKYDNPKEVGADRIVNAVAAFEIYKRPVIIIDFGTATTFCAVTESGDYLGGCICPGLRISADALFQRAAKLPRVELEVSRKVICKNTVSSIQSGIIFGYIGQVEYIIKKMKQEMNGGREPFVIATGGLANLIANETDSIDKVDSDLTLEGLKILYQKNRE, encoded by the coding sequence ATGATTCTACTTGTAGATGCAGGCAATACTAACATAGTGTTAGGTGTATATAAAGATAAAAAATACATAGCAAGCTGGCGTATTTCAACTGAAGGAAACAAAACATCTGATGAGTATAGTATACAAATAATGGAATTATTTAATTTGAGTAATCTTAATCCAAAAGAAGTTAAAGGAGTTATTGTTTCCTCGGTAGTTCCCAATATAATGCATTCTTTAGAAAATATGTTAAGAAGATGTTTTGGTCAGGAACCTATAATAGTTGGACCAGGAATAAAAACAGGCATAAATATTAAATATGATAATCCTAAAGAGGTAGGTGCAGACAGAATAGTTAATGCAGTTGCTGCTTTTGAAATTTATAAAAGACCAGTAATTATAATAGATTTTGGTACAGCAACAACTTTTTGTGCTGTAACTGAAAGTGGAGATTATTTAGGAGGTTGTATATGTCCAGGACTTAGAATATCTGCAGATGCATTATTTCAAAGAGCAGCTAAATTACCAAGAGTAGAATTAGAAGTATCTAGAAAAGTAATTTGCAAAAATACAGTTTCAAGTATACAATCTGGAATAATATTTGGTTATATAGGTCAAGTTGAATATATAATAAAGAAAATGAAACAAGAAATGAATGGTGGAAGAGAACCTTTTGTTATAGCAACAGGAGGATTGGCTAATTTAATAGCCAACGAAACAGATTCAATAGATAAGGTGGATTCAGATTTAACATTAGAAGGGTTAAAGATATTATATCAAAAGAATAGGGAGTAA